ATAGTTACCCCAAATTTGTGCTGCTTGAGCGCTACTTCCTCTGGTAGGAGAGTTATTATCATTCCCCAACCAAATGCCGGTCACTAATTGGCGAGAGGGAATAAAACCAATAAACCAGAGGTCGCGATTATCGCTATTCGTACCTGTTTTACCTGCTTCTTCTCCTAATCCTAAAGATGCGCTGCGTCCGGTGCCACTTCTGACTACGCCTTGTAGTAAATTAGTCATTTGAGAAGCTACTTGAGGTTGCAGGACTCGTTTACTATCGCTAGCCGGATCGTAGGAATAAATTACTCGACAGGTTTTTGGGTTATTACGATCGCTACAATCACTACTATCCAAAATACGCGCGATCGCGTGAGGGCGATTCCACACGCCCCGATTGGCGATTGCACCAAAAGCACCTGTCATTTCCAGCACGTAAACTTCACTTTGCCCCAAAACTAAACCCGGTACGGGATTCAGTTTCGATTCAATTCCCAGACGATGGGCCATATCCACTACTTTATTCAAACCGACATCCCGCGCTACTCTTAATGCGATCGCATTTTCCGATTGAGCGATCCCATTAAACATATCGGTACTAGCACCACCCACTCTTTCGCAACCTCGATAACTACTCACCCAAACTAAAGGAGCGCAAGAATAAGATTTATAAGGAGAAATGCCTTGTTCGAGGGCAGCTACATAAGCAAAAACCTTAAAAGTCGATGCAGCTTGTCTGTGAGCTTGAGTAACGCGATTAAACTGACTTTGAGTGTAATCTAAACCGCCAGTCATCGCTAAAATGGTTCCCGTGCTGGAATCAAGAGTAACAATTGCACCTTGGGAAAACCGAAAATTTGCTCCAGCATTATTTATCGCATTACGCAAAGATTGCTCGGCTTGCCGTTGGATGCGAGAATTCAGAAAGGTTTCGATGATATAATTTCCCTCTCTGGCAGCTTCCGGCAAAATAGTTTCTAATTCGTTGAAAACATAACTGTAGAAATAAGGCGCGATCGTATTTGCTTGTTCTTGACAAACTTTCGGACTAACTTCCAAAGGCGATCGTCTGGCTCGATTCGCCTCTTCTTGGCTTATTTTGCCCTGCCCGAGCATCTGAGCGATCACCAGATTGCGAAGATTAGTTGCCCTTCTGATTCCCTGACGATCGCAAGGGTTAAAAGTATTCGGAGCAGGCAAAAACGATACTAATGTGGCAGCTTCCGCCACGTTAATATCTCTAGCTGACTTGCCAAAATAAAACTGAGAAGCATCCTCAAAACCGTAAGCATCTCCTCCCAAAAAAACGCGATTCAAATAAGTCAGCAGTAAATAATCCTTGCCATACAAAAATTCTAGTTTAAGAGCAACTACAGCTTCTCGCAGTTTTCGCCCTAGAGAATCTTGATAACCTACATAATCTCTAAATAAACTGCGCGCGAGTTGTTGCGTAACAGTACTACCGCCTTGGCGATCGCCACCTTTACTGATAATAAAACTAGCCCTGGCAATCCCGATCGGATCGATTCCCAAGTGCCAATAAAAACGCTTATCTTCCGAAGCAATCACCGCTTTTGGCAAATAAGGAGAAAAATCCGATAAACGCTGCATTTCTACGTGAGCGTTATTACGCGGTTGCCGCAGGGGTTGCCCATCACGAGCATAAACTATGACTGGCCCTCCCGTCGCTGTCGGCAAAGGACGCACCGGAATTTTTTGCCACTCCAAAAGAATTGCCAGCGTTACTAATGCCGTGACGCCGCTAATACCGTAAACAGCCCAAGTAGAAGCTTTTACATACCAAGGTGGCGGATCGTAAAACTGCACCCGCACGGACTGCGCCAATTCCGGCGGCCCCAACGTTAAAATATCCCCATGTCGCAGTAACTTAGATTTAAGCCGTTTTCTACCCCGATAAATTCCGTTAGTCGAACCTTCATCTTTAATTAAAAAAGACTTCTGGCGGCGTCCGGTGCGACTCAAAGACAG
The window above is part of the Leptolyngbyaceae cyanobacterium genome. Proteins encoded here:
- a CDS encoding transglycosylase domain-containing protein, with the translated sequence MTSPQRQRPPKTNFGAIVTQVVQTVQAKVNFSQLVLKPNTRVPELRVEDSDTNNTEVYPLLGDRYTLGRSSRSCDIVVRNPVVSQIHLSLSRTGRRQKSFLIKDEGSTNGIYRGRKRLKSKLLRHGDILTLGPPELAQSVRVQFYDPPPWYVKASTWAVYGISGVTALVTLAILLEWQKIPVRPLPTATGGPVIVYARDGQPLRQPRNNAHVEMQRLSDFSPYLPKAVIASEDKRFYWHLGIDPIGIARASFIISKGGDRQGGSTVTQQLARSLFRDYVGYQDSLGRKLREAVVALKLEFLYGKDYLLLTYLNRVFLGGDAYGFEDASQFYFGKSARDINVAEAATLVSFLPAPNTFNPCDRQGIRRATNLRNLVIAQMLGQGKISQEEANRARRSPLEVSPKVCQEQANTIAPYFYSYVFNELETILPEAAREGNYIIETFLNSRIQRQAEQSLRNAINNAGANFRFSQGAIVTLDSSTGTILAMTGGLDYTQSQFNRVTQAHRQAASTFKVFAYVAALEQGISPYKSYSCAPLVWVSSYRGCERVGGASTDMFNGIAQSENAIALRVARDVGLNKVVDMAHRLGIESKLNPVPGLVLGQSEVYVLEMTGAFGAIANRGVWNRPHAIARILDSSDCSDRNNPKTCRVIYSYDPASDSKRVLQPQVASQMTNLLQGVVRSGTGRSASLGLGEEAGKTGTNSDNRDLWFIGFIPSRQLVTGIWLGNDNNSPTRGSSAQAAQIWGNYMRQVIR